The Salana multivorans genome window below encodes:
- a CDS encoding ABC transporter permease yields MSATGRASGATATAATAAPATRRASAVGRVLAYARFETVGMLRNGEQLLVAVVLPALALVGLGAADIVRLPGDAARIDVVAPGVIALAIVSSSFTSQAIATAFDRRWGVLRQLATTPLGSPGIVLGKGLAVLAVQVIQIALLTGLGLALGWRPETGALWAAVLAWWLGSLSFTALGLVLAGRLRAEAVLAVANLAWVVLAGVGGLLLPTSGDTPVPVPAMAWLPTGALGDALRETLGAGAVPGVGLVVLGVWALALVLAATRWFRPSE; encoded by the coding sequence ATGAGCGCGACGGGGCGAGCGTCCGGCGCGACCGCGACCGCCGCGACCGCCGCACCCGCCACGCGGAGGGCGTCCGCCGTCGGCCGCGTCCTCGCCTACGCGCGGTTCGAGACCGTCGGGATGCTGCGCAACGGGGAGCAGCTCCTCGTCGCCGTCGTCCTGCCGGCGCTGGCGCTCGTCGGGCTCGGCGCGGCCGACATCGTGCGGCTGCCGGGTGACGCCGCCCGGATCGACGTCGTCGCACCCGGCGTCATCGCCCTCGCCATCGTCTCCTCCTCGTTCACCTCCCAGGCCATCGCGACGGCGTTCGACCGCCGCTGGGGCGTCCTGCGCCAGCTCGCGACGACGCCGCTCGGGTCCCCCGGCATCGTCCTCGGCAAGGGCCTCGCGGTGCTCGCGGTCCAGGTGATCCAGATCGCGCTGCTGACCGGCCTCGGTCTCGCGCTCGGGTGGCGACCGGAGACCGGCGCGCTGTGGGCGGCGGTGCTGGCGTGGTGGCTCGGGTCGCTGTCCTTCACGGCGCTCGGCCTCGTCCTCGCGGGGCGGCTGCGGGCCGAAGCGGTCCTCGCGGTCGCCAACCTGGCCTGGGTCGTGCTCGCGGGGGTCGGCGGACTCCTCCTCCCGACGTCGGGCGACACCCCCGTGCCCGTGCCGGCGATGGCCTGGCTGCCGACGGGAGCGCTCGGCGACGCGCTGCGCGAGACGCTCGGCGCCGGCGCGGTCCCGGGCGTCGGACTGGTCGTCCTCGGGGTGTGGGCGCTCGCCCTCGTCCTCGCGGCGACGCGCTGGTTCCGGCCCTCCGAGTAG
- a CDS encoding S8 family serine peptidase, translating to MKKHQSHRARRTVLAATAAAATALSLTAVGVAAAQAAPDDGSGGRAPTIPLQHPQHVDAGQSLHERTGVSSYYVRFDLPSVREELEATKNQRVSQAAVVDRTTEAIESAAEEVVDELGIGEDDVLYTTVNGLAGVAVRADSADLAQIAERDDVISVTPISPKQLTSNSGSNLLTGAAATWDYVGVTGEGQTIAVIDTGIDFSHRDFNPSFEGSYPASYDAGFFESQPSWGEDTGKVIGGYDFVGHLYTGTDGSPAARPDPNPMDESAAMCPGIDPSIPRGGGHGSHVSGTAAGYGVNADGSTFQGSYADLDDEELRSMKVGPGSAPGADLVALKVFGCAGSTEYVAAALDWLLDPTNETAAKVTVVNMSVGWTYASPDDPDNLLVEELTQDGVTVVISAGNDGDVFDVGGSNGNSPAALTVANSIGDTFVYETVDASAPEDEVSELLAGQYSVNFAGTYPDQTFEVVALPSAGKSVSYLSGCEAFDAADAALVAGKVVILAWDDAAALPCGSLVRFNNAAAAGATGVLLTSTTNVFLAGIGGNAGLPGFQLTADATAGFVESYDPATGAITLPAEGRTVTFAYGPTVVQQFDDEADTLNASSSRGSHGTFGAVKPDVAAPGTLIASAGVGSGDDLAIMSGTSMASPHVAGIAALVRAARTDLPREAVKAAIVNTATHDVTIDGIPFGPGRVGSGRVDAERAATTPVVAYDKAAPEAVGVTFGVLEVGEAALTVERTVAVRNLSGQQQSVAVSFESQSDVTGVEYTVSPSEVSVAPGTTADVTVTLTVADPTQLAKDLDPTMDLDSGIGLVRDFLATPSGWLVLSPMEQESLLVPVAAAVKPHADMSGSDVVFADAEATTSQIDLSGRGLDQGSGDPEDPQHYQSVIVPTQLVAQSPRLPMDDPTTEEVEGLLNTTASTVDIASVGTTAFLAEWEDDQGILRTSSYVGFGIETWNPWSYLGTQFATIAIDVYVPGAEEPYVVWVEKYLSNTGDYVDTSVVSVYAPDGRNTGLELLNTLDGSIDTNVFDQRQAFLPVDLTAFGFTPEQIEAGDVSFTFDVCGYSEWSSDPQTKCVDTVEDLEFDLASAYTFGNGYNAVYLDTPGTSIPVTRPAAAPAAPIVPLAAAAAAEPGEATHVGDLLLLHLHNGVSTSETGPAQIVPVLELADETPSEEPSETVSPSTDPSDTGSPTASTTPTDGGSSSPSPSASSGGPLGSTGAPVIGAVIAAVALLLGGAVLLLVRRRRGLTS from the coding sequence GTGAAGAAACACCAGTCCCATCGCGCGAGGCGCACCGTCCTGGCCGCCACGGCCGCGGCAGCCACGGCGCTGTCCCTGACCGCCGTCGGGGTGGCGGCGGCCCAGGCCGCGCCGGACGACGGCTCGGGCGGGCGAGCCCCGACGATCCCCCTCCAGCACCCGCAGCACGTCGACGCGGGCCAGTCGCTCCACGAGCGCACCGGCGTGTCGAGCTACTACGTGCGTTTCGACCTGCCGTCGGTCCGCGAGGAGCTCGAGGCGACCAAGAACCAGCGCGTCTCCCAGGCCGCCGTCGTCGACCGCACCACCGAGGCGATCGAGAGCGCGGCCGAGGAGGTCGTCGACGAGCTCGGCATCGGCGAGGACGACGTCCTCTACACCACCGTCAACGGCCTCGCCGGTGTCGCGGTGCGCGCGGACTCGGCCGATCTCGCGCAGATCGCCGAGCGCGACGACGTCATCTCCGTGACGCCGATCTCGCCGAAGCAGCTCACCTCGAACTCCGGCTCGAACCTCCTCACCGGCGCCGCCGCGACGTGGGACTACGTCGGCGTGACGGGCGAGGGGCAGACCATCGCCGTCATCGACACGGGCATCGACTTCTCCCACCGCGACTTCAACCCCTCGTTCGAGGGCAGCTACCCCGCCTCCTACGACGCGGGCTTCTTCGAGTCGCAGCCGTCGTGGGGCGAGGACACGGGCAAGGTGATCGGCGGCTACGACTTCGTCGGCCACCTCTACACCGGCACCGACGGCTCGCCCGCGGCCCGGCCCGACCCGAACCCGATGGACGAGAGCGCCGCGATGTGCCCGGGGATCGACCCCAGCATTCCGCGCGGCGGCGGCCACGGCAGCCACGTCTCCGGGACGGCGGCCGGGTACGGCGTCAACGCCGACGGCAGCACGTTCCAGGGCAGCTACGCCGACCTGGACGACGAGGAGCTCCGGTCGATGAAGGTCGGCCCCGGCTCCGCCCCGGGGGCCGACCTCGTGGCGCTCAAGGTCTTCGGCTGCGCCGGCTCGACCGAGTACGTCGCGGCCGCGCTCGACTGGCTGCTCGACCCGACGAACGAGACGGCCGCCAAGGTCACCGTCGTCAACATGTCGGTCGGCTGGACCTACGCCTCGCCCGACGACCCGGACAACCTGCTCGTCGAGGAGCTCACGCAGGACGGTGTCACGGTCGTCATCTCCGCCGGCAACGACGGCGACGTCTTCGACGTCGGCGGCTCCAACGGCAACTCCCCCGCAGCGCTCACGGTCGCGAACTCGATCGGCGACACGTTCGTCTACGAGACCGTCGACGCCAGCGCCCCGGAGGACGAGGTGAGCGAGCTGCTCGCGGGCCAGTACAGCGTCAACTTCGCCGGCACCTACCCGGACCAGACGTTCGAGGTCGTCGCGCTGCCCTCGGCCGGCAAGTCGGTCAGCTACCTCTCGGGCTGCGAGGCGTTCGACGCCGCGGACGCCGCGCTCGTCGCGGGCAAGGTCGTCATCCTCGCCTGGGACGACGCCGCCGCCCTCCCGTGCGGGTCGCTGGTGCGCTTCAACAACGCCGCGGCGGCCGGCGCGACGGGCGTCCTGCTGACGAGCACGACCAACGTGTTCCTCGCCGGGATCGGCGGCAACGCCGGCCTCCCCGGGTTTCAGCTGACGGCCGACGCGACCGCGGGCTTCGTCGAGTCCTACGACCCGGCCACGGGTGCGATCACGCTGCCGGCCGAGGGCCGGACGGTCACGTTCGCCTACGGCCCGACGGTCGTCCAGCAGTTCGACGACGAGGCCGACACGCTCAACGCGTCCTCCTCGCGCGGCAGCCACGGCACCTTCGGCGCCGTCAAGCCGGACGTCGCGGCCCCGGGAACGCTCATCGCGTCGGCCGGCGTCGGCTCGGGCGACGACCTGGCGATCATGTCGGGCACCTCGATGGCCTCGCCGCACGTCGCCGGTATCGCGGCACTCGTCCGCGCGGCCAGGACGGACCTGCCGAGGGAGGCCGTCAAGGCGGCCATCGTCAACACGGCAACGCACGACGTGACGATCGACGGGATCCCGTTCGGGCCCGGTCGCGTCGGGTCCGGCCGCGTCGACGCCGAGCGGGCCGCCACGACGCCCGTCGTCGCGTACGACAAGGCTGCCCCCGAGGCCGTCGGCGTCACGTTCGGCGTCCTCGAGGTCGGCGAGGCCGCGCTCACGGTCGAGCGGACCGTCGCGGTGCGCAACCTCAGCGGTCAGCAGCAGTCCGTGGCCGTCTCCTTCGAGAGCCAGTCGGACGTCACCGGGGTCGAGTACACGGTGAGCCCGTCCGAGGTCAGCGTCGCACCCGGCACGACCGCCGACGTCACGGTGACGCTCACGGTGGCCGACCCGACCCAGCTCGCCAAGGACCTCGACCCGACCATGGATCTCGACTCCGGCATCGGCCTCGTCCGCGACTTCCTGGCGACGCCGTCCGGCTGGCTCGTCCTGAGCCCGATGGAGCAGGAGAGCCTCCTGGTGCCGGTCGCGGCCGCGGTCAAGCCGCACGCCGACATGTCCGGCTCGGACGTCGTCTTCGCCGACGCCGAGGCCACGACGTCGCAGATCGACCTGTCGGGCCGCGGCCTCGACCAGGGCAGCGGCGACCCGGAGGACCCCCAGCACTACCAGTCGGTGATCGTGCCGACCCAGCTGGTGGCCCAGTCCCCGCGGCTGCCGATGGACGACCCGACGACCGAGGAGGTCGAGGGGCTGCTCAACACGACGGCCTCGACGGTCGACATCGCCTCCGTCGGCACCACGGCGTTCCTGGCGGAGTGGGAGGACGACCAGGGCATCCTCCGGACGAGCTCCTACGTCGGCTTCGGCATCGAGACCTGGAACCCGTGGTCCTACCTCGGCACCCAGTTCGCCACCATCGCCATCGACGTCTACGTGCCAGGTGCCGAGGAGCCGTACGTCGTCTGGGTCGAGAAGTACCTCAGCAACACGGGCGACTACGTCGACACGTCCGTCGTCTCGGTCTACGCCCCGGACGGCAGGAACACCGGGCTGGAGCTGCTCAACACGCTCGACGGCTCGATCGACACGAACGTGTTCGACCAGCGGCAGGCCTTCCTGCCGGTGGACCTCACGGCGTTCGGGTTCACCCCCGAGCAGATCGAGGCGGGCGACGTCAGCTTCACGTTCGACGTCTGCGGCTACTCGGAGTGGTCGAGCGACCCGCAGACCAAGTGCGTTGACACGGTCGAGGACCTCGAGTTCGACCTCGCCTCGGCGTACACCTTCGGTAACGGCTACAACGCGGTCTACCTCGACACCCCGGGCACGTCCATCCCGGTGACGCGTCCGGCCGCGGCCCCCGCCGCGCCGATCGTCCCGCTGGCCGCCGCCGCGGCGGCGGAGCCGGGCGAGGCCACGCACGTCGGCGACCTCCTCCTGCTGCACCTGCACAACGGGGTCTCCACGAGCGAGACGGGGCCGGCGCAGATCGTGCCGGTGCTCGAGCTGGCCGACGAGACGCCGAGCGAGGAGCCGAGCGAGACGGTCTCGCCCTCCACCGACCCGTCGGACACCGGGTCCCCGACGGCCTCGACGACGCCGACGGACGGCGGGAGCTCCTCACCGTCGCCGTCCGCCAGCTCCGGTGGGCCGCTCGGCAGCACGGGTGCTCCGGTCATCGGCGCCGTGATCGCCGCCGTCGCGCTCCTGCTCGGCGGTGCGGTGCTCCTGCTGGTGCGCCGGCGGCGGGGCCTGACCTCGTAA
- a CDS encoding COX15/CtaA family protein, with protein MSALPPHPVPAPSGSADATDAGGSPFGYETPRPARPTRLVVSLAWGNLALQLLIILTGGLVRLTGSGLGCSTWPQCEPGQFSPVLHEAASYHPFVEFGNRAVSVIVCLVAVGLLVAVWTSPGTRERRPVRLLAIAPLAGVLAQAVIGGITVLVELHPAVVGFHFLISAVLVWVSTLLLVRLREGDAPPRQTFAAAGWSGAWLRWAPATFAVLTALVVVLGILTTGAGPHSGDEEVGYRFALDPAHLAKSHAMAVWAFVAAVLLTLWLIARAVPGGTSLAPVRHARRAWGVLVVVTLAQGLIGYAQYFSGLPVPLVALHLVGSGLLVAAVTAAVLSLRVR; from the coding sequence GTGTCCGCGCTCCCCCCGCACCCGGTCCCCGCGCCCTCAGGCTCCGCCGACGCCACCGACGCCGGGGGCTCCCCGTTCGGCTACGAGACGCCCCGTCCGGCTCGGCCCACGCGCCTGGTCGTGTCGCTCGCGTGGGGCAACCTGGCGCTGCAGCTCCTCATCATCCTGACCGGAGGGCTCGTCCGTCTCACGGGCTCGGGCCTCGGGTGCTCGACGTGGCCGCAGTGCGAGCCCGGTCAGTTCTCGCCCGTCCTGCACGAGGCGGCGAGCTACCACCCGTTCGTCGAGTTCGGCAACCGGGCGGTGTCCGTCATCGTGTGCCTCGTCGCGGTCGGCCTCCTCGTCGCGGTGTGGACCTCCCCCGGGACGCGGGAGCGCCGACCCGTCAGGCTGCTCGCCATCGCACCGCTCGCCGGCGTCCTCGCGCAGGCCGTCATCGGCGGGATCACCGTGCTCGTGGAGCTGCACCCGGCCGTCGTCGGCTTCCACTTCCTCATCTCCGCGGTGCTCGTGTGGGTCTCGACGCTGCTCCTCGTCCGGCTGCGCGAGGGCGACGCCCCGCCGCGGCAGACGTTCGCGGCCGCCGGCTGGAGCGGTGCGTGGCTGCGCTGGGCTCCCGCGACGTTCGCGGTGCTCACGGCGCTCGTCGTCGTCCTCGGGATCCTCACGACGGGTGCTGGCCCGCACTCCGGCGACGAGGAGGTCGGCTACCGGTTCGCGCTCGACCCGGCCCACCTGGCGAAGAGCCACGCGATGGCGGTGTGGGCGTTCGTCGCGGCCGTGCTGCTGACGCTCTGGCTCATCGCCCGCGCGGTCCCCGGCGGTACCTCGCTCGCCCCGGTCCGGCACGCCCGGCGCGCCTGGGGCGTCCTGGTCGTCGTCACCCTCGCCCAGGGGCTGATCGGGTACGCGCAGTACTTCTCGGGACTGCCCGTCCCGCTCGTGGCGCTCCACCTCGTCGGGTCGGGTCTGCTCGTCGCGGCGGTGACGGCGGCCGTGCTCTCCCTCCGCGTCCGCTGA
- a CDS encoding NUDIX domain-containing protein: MSATGSPAWGDELAPRPVLAERTIHDGRVFDLVSRDVDLGEAGVVTREFTRHPGAVAVVVLRERASLEVLLLRQYRVPVGAYLWEIPAGLLDGGAEETLLLAAQRELAEEADLVARRWDVLVDFATTPGATDEAIRVFLARDPQAALRSDFVREGEESEIELAWVPLAEAVEAVLAGRMHSPSATLGVLAAAASERTGFTSLRDVSAPFVLRPDRTPA, translated from the coding sequence ATGAGCGCCACCGGGTCGCCCGCCTGGGGTGACGAGCTCGCACCGCGGCCGGTCCTCGCCGAGCGGACGATCCACGACGGCCGGGTCTTCGACCTGGTCTCCCGGGACGTCGACCTCGGGGAGGCCGGCGTCGTGACGCGCGAGTTCACCCGGCACCCCGGGGCCGTCGCCGTCGTCGTGCTGCGCGAGCGGGCGAGCCTCGAGGTGCTCCTGCTGCGCCAGTACCGCGTGCCGGTCGGCGCCTACCTGTGGGAGATCCCGGCCGGGCTGCTCGACGGGGGAGCCGAGGAGACTCTCCTGCTCGCGGCGCAGCGTGAGCTGGCCGAGGAGGCCGACCTCGTCGCGAGGCGGTGGGACGTCCTCGTCGACTTCGCGACCACGCCGGGTGCGACGGACGAGGCCATCCGGGTCTTCCTCGCCCGCGACCCCCAGGCGGCACTGCGCTCGGACTTCGTCCGCGAGGGGGAGGAGTCCGAGATCGAGCTCGCCTGGGTGCCCCTCGCGGAGGCGGTCGAGGCGGTGCTCGCCGGACGGATGCACAGCCCGAGCGCCACGCTCGGCGTCCTCGCGGCCGCGGCGAGCGAGCGGACGGGGTTCACCTCGCTGCGCGACGTCTCCGCGCCGTTCGTGCTGCGTCCGGACCGCACGCCCGCCTGA
- a CDS encoding CTP synthase: MLGSNSVVDPSRRSALGHNDITKHIFVTGGVVSSLGKGLTASSLGQLLRARGLRVMMQKLDPYLNVDPGTMNPFEHGEVFVTEDGAETDLDIGHYERFLDVDLDRGANVTTGQVYSTVIAKERKGEYLGATVQVIPHITDEIKRRMRAQADGPGAPDVIITEIGGTVGDIESQPFIEAARQVRQDVGRDNVFFLHVSLVPFIGPSKELKTKPTQHSVAALRSIGIQPDAIVCRSDRALPEGVKHKIAAMCDVDRDAVVNAVDAPSIYDIPKVLHEERLDAYVVRRLDLPFRDVDWSSWGTVLDAVHHPRHEVEIALVGKYIGLPDAYLSVTEALRAGGFANEARVSIRWVESDRCETPDGARRALEGVDAVLVPGGFGVRGIEGKLGALTWARRNQVPTLGICLGLQCMVIEYARSELGLADASSTEFDAATPDPVVATMAEQLDIVDGAGDLGGTMRLGSYEAELTPGSVVADVYGATTVTERHRHRYEVNNAYRPRLEEAGLVVSGTSPDSSLVEFVELPREVHPYYVATQAHPEFKSRPTKAHPLFAGLVAAALQRQRESRLLEVEPTR; encoded by the coding sequence CTGTTAGGGTCGAACTCCGTGGTGGATCCCTCTCGCAGAAGCGCCCTCGGTCACAACGACATCACGAAGCACATCTTCGTGACGGGGGGTGTCGTCTCCTCGCTGGGCAAGGGACTCACGGCCTCCTCCCTCGGTCAGCTCCTTCGTGCGCGCGGCCTGCGCGTCATGATGCAGAAGCTCGACCCCTACCTCAACGTCGACCCCGGGACGATGAACCCGTTCGAGCACGGTGAGGTGTTCGTCACGGAGGACGGCGCCGAGACGGACCTCGACATCGGTCACTACGAGCGGTTCCTCGACGTCGACCTCGACCGCGGCGCCAACGTCACGACCGGTCAGGTCTACTCGACGGTCATCGCCAAGGAGCGCAAGGGCGAGTACCTGGGCGCGACCGTCCAGGTGATCCCGCACATCACCGACGAGATCAAGCGCCGGATGCGCGCGCAGGCCGACGGGCCCGGCGCGCCGGACGTCATCATCACCGAGATCGGCGGCACGGTCGGTGACATCGAGTCGCAGCCGTTCATCGAGGCCGCGCGCCAGGTCCGTCAGGACGTCGGCCGCGACAACGTGTTCTTCCTCCACGTCTCCCTCGTGCCGTTCATCGGCCCGAGCAAGGAGCTCAAGACCAAGCCGACGCAGCACTCCGTGGCCGCGCTGCGCAGCATCGGCATCCAGCCCGACGCCATCGTGTGCCGCTCCGACCGGGCGCTGCCCGAGGGGGTCAAGCACAAGATCGCCGCGATGTGCGACGTGGACCGCGACGCCGTGGTCAACGCCGTCGACGCGCCGTCGATCTACGACATCCCGAAGGTGCTGCACGAGGAGCGCCTCGACGCGTACGTCGTGCGCCGCCTCGACCTGCCGTTCCGCGACGTCGACTGGTCGAGCTGGGGCACCGTGCTCGACGCCGTCCACCACCCGCGCCACGAGGTCGAGATCGCGCTCGTCGGCAAGTACATCGGCCTGCCCGACGCCTACCTGTCGGTGACCGAGGCGCTGCGCGCGGGCGGCTTCGCCAACGAGGCCCGCGTCTCGATCCGGTGGGTCGAGTCCGACCGGTGCGAGACGCCCGACGGCGCCCGCCGCGCGCTCGAGGGGGTCGACGCCGTGCTCGTGCCCGGCGGCTTCGGCGTCCGCGGCATCGAGGGCAAGCTCGGCGCGCTCACCTGGGCGCGTCGCAACCAGGTCCCGACGCTCGGGATCTGCCTCGGCCTGCAGTGCATGGTCATCGAGTACGCGCGCAGCGAGCTCGGCCTCGCCGACGCCAGCTCGACCGAGTTCGACGCCGCGACCCCCGACCCCGTCGTCGCGACCATGGCGGAGCAGCTCGACATCGTCGACGGCGCCGGCGACCTCGGCGGGACGATGCGTCTCGGCTCCTACGAGGCGGAGCTGACGCCGGGCTCGGTCGTCGCTGACGTCTACGGCGCCACGACCGTGACCGAGCGGCACCGGCACCGCTACGAGGTGAACAACGCCTACCGTCCGCGGCTGGAGGAGGCGGGCCTGGTCGTCTCCGGGACGTCGCCGGACTCCTCGCTGGTGGAGTTTGTCGAGCTCCCGCGCGAGGTCCACCCGTACTACGTCGCGACGCAGGCCCACCCCGAGTTCAAGTCGCGGCCGACGAAGGCGCACCCGCTGTTCGCCGGGCTCGTCGCGGCCGCGCTGCAGCGTCAGCGCGAGTCGCGCCTGCTCGAGGTCGAGCCGACCCGATGA
- a CDS encoding glycosyltransferase family 4 protein: MTREAGGYVLQVLGSSAGGVVRHVAQIAAGARRRGRDVRVAGPLDLHEQILAPGRVPVARLEISDRPGKDDAAALQRLRVLARQADVVHAHGLRAGALAVLAARSLGGDRPAVVVTLHNLPVGGRSVRAIARGLEELVGRGADVVLGVSGDLVELARLRGARHTTRALVPAPPRPVPQRTAAQVRDELGVPRDAALLVTVARLAPQKGLDLLLDAAALLEAGPREVVWVVAGDGPLLGDLERQAADEALPVRFLGRRDDVADLVAAADVVVSTARWEGQPIAVQEALHLGAAVVATDVGGTHEVTGDAAELVPPRPDALASAVRGLLADPERVAVLREAALARAATLPTLEDTLDQLEEWWSRAELARDARRAREARHERRSSRSG, from the coding sequence ATGACACGTGAGGCTGGCGGGTACGTCCTGCAGGTGCTCGGATCGAGCGCGGGCGGCGTCGTGCGGCACGTCGCGCAGATCGCCGCGGGAGCGCGTCGACGCGGACGCGACGTCCGGGTGGCGGGACCGCTCGACCTGCACGAGCAGATCCTCGCGCCCGGTCGCGTCCCGGTCGCGCGGCTCGAGATCTCCGACCGGCCGGGGAAGGACGACGCGGCGGCCCTCCAGCGGCTGCGGGTCCTCGCCCGGCAGGCGGACGTCGTGCACGCCCACGGCCTTCGCGCCGGCGCGCTGGCCGTCCTCGCGGCGCGCAGCCTCGGGGGCGACCGGCCGGCCGTCGTCGTCACGCTGCACAACCTGCCGGTCGGCGGGAGGAGCGTGCGCGCCATCGCGCGCGGTCTGGAGGAGCTCGTCGGCCGGGGCGCCGACGTCGTCCTCGGCGTCTCGGGCGATCTCGTCGAGCTGGCCCGGCTGCGGGGTGCCCGGCACACGACGCGCGCCCTCGTGCCAGCCCCGCCGCGGCCGGTGCCGCAGCGAACGGCCGCGCAGGTGCGCGACGAGCTCGGCGTGCCGCGGGACGCGGCGCTCCTCGTCACCGTCGCGCGGCTCGCCCCGCAGAAGGGGCTCGACCTGCTGCTCGACGCGGCCGCCCTGCTCGAGGCAGGCCCGCGCGAGGTCGTCTGGGTCGTCGCCGGCGACGGGCCGCTGCTCGGCGACCTGGAGCGCCAGGCCGCCGACGAGGCGCTGCCCGTGCGCTTCCTCGGCCGGCGCGACGACGTCGCGGACCTCGTGGCGGCGGCCGACGTCGTCGTCAGCACGGCCCGCTGGGAGGGGCAGCCGATCGCCGTCCAGGAGGCCCTGCACCTGGGCGCCGCGGTCGTCGCCACCGACGTCGGCGGCACGCACGAGGTGACCGGCGACGCGGCCGAGCTCGTCCCGCCGCGACCCGACGCGCTCGCCTCGGCCGTGCGCGGGCTGCTCGCGGACCCCGAGCGGGTCGCGGTCCTCCGCGAGGCCGCGCTGGCGCGGGCCGCGACGCTGCCCACCCTCGAGGACACGCTCGACCAGCTCGAGGAGTGGTGGTCCCGGGCCGAGCTCGCGCGCGACGCGCGGCGGGCGCGGGAGGCGCGGCACGAGCGCCGCTCCTCGCGCTCGGGGTGA
- the murJ gene encoding murein biosynthesis integral membrane protein MurJ, protein MSTSRLARITAGVAGAAAVVTVLTLATRLLGFGRWFAQNAWVGPNEIGTAYATANIVPNVLFEVAAGGALAGAIVPVLAGAIAKDLRGDVDRTSSALLTWALVALVPLGALTWLAAPAIMRAMLGGGAAAAQVDLGASLLRMFALQIPLYGVGVVLSGVLQAHRRFIGPALAPLLSSVVVIGAYYAYGLLTADGVTPATLTPQAVAWLGWGTTAGVAALSLPLLVPAWRAGVRLRLTLRFPPGVARRARSLALAGAGGLLAQQLSVLVVARLANGSGGAGVININQYATAVVMLPYAVLAVPLATTLFPRLAEHASTGRHDLLAARTATSTRAIVAVSLAGAAALVAAAWRIEGVFELFARGGAVEGMGVSIAAAALSVLGLALLFHLARVLFALERGRLVLVATSAGWLLVALLALVLVATSGGGAVAVLRSLGLATSIGTLAGGVLLALFIRREVGSPALAGVARTTAVALAGAVVGALAGLGVAGLDGGGLAADLGIGAAAGLVALGVTGGVLALGDRQLLRVVLRRRAPAAAPQAVPAPTAPTATTATTTPPPTVAAPGTPDGDERP, encoded by the coding sequence ATGAGCACCTCCCGGCTCGCCCGGATCACGGCGGGCGTCGCCGGCGCCGCCGCGGTCGTCACGGTCCTCACGCTGGCGACCCGCCTGCTCGGGTTCGGCCGGTGGTTCGCGCAGAACGCGTGGGTCGGCCCGAACGAGATCGGCACGGCGTACGCGACCGCCAACATCGTCCCCAACGTCCTGTTCGAGGTCGCGGCCGGCGGCGCTCTCGCCGGTGCGATCGTCCCGGTGCTCGCCGGCGCGATCGCGAAGGACCTGCGCGGCGACGTCGACCGGACCTCCTCGGCGCTGCTGACCTGGGCGCTCGTCGCGCTCGTGCCGCTCGGCGCCCTCACCTGGCTCGCCGCGCCCGCCATCATGCGCGCCATGCTCGGCGGCGGGGCGGCCGCGGCCCAGGTCGACCTCGGCGCGAGCCTCCTGCGGATGTTCGCCCTGCAGATCCCGCTCTACGGGGTCGGCGTCGTGCTCTCGGGCGTCCTCCAGGCGCACCGCCGGTTCATCGGCCCCGCGCTGGCGCCGCTGCTGTCGAGCGTCGTGGTCATCGGCGCCTACTACGCCTACGGCCTCCTCACGGCCGACGGGGTCACCCCGGCCACGCTCACCCCGCAGGCCGTGGCATGGCTCGGCTGGGGCACGACGGCCGGTGTCGCCGCGCTCAGCCTGCCCCTGCTCGTGCCCGCCTGGCGTGCCGGCGTCCGGCTGCGTCTCACGCTGCGCTTCCCGCCCGGGGTGGCCCGGCGCGCGCGCTCCCTCGCGCTCGCCGGCGCCGGCGGCCTCCTGGCCCAGCAGCTCAGCGTGCTCGTCGTCGCCCGGCTCGCCAACGGCTCGGGTGGGGCCGGCGTCATCAACATCAACCAGTACGCGACGGCCGTCGTCATGCTGCCGTACGCGGTGCTCGCGGTGCCGCTCGCGACGACGCTGTTCCCGCGCCTGGCCGAGCACGCCAGCACCGGCCGGCACGACCTGCTGGCCGCGCGGACGGCGACCTCGACGCGCGCGATCGTCGCCGTCTCCCTCGCCGGTGCCGCGGCGCTCGTGGCCGCGGCGTGGCGGATCGAGGGCGTGTTCGAGCTGTTCGCGCGCGGGGGAGCCGTCGAGGGCATGGGCGTCTCGATCGCGGCCGCCGCGCTCAGCGTGCTCGGCCTCGCCCTGCTGTTCCACCTGGCCCGCGTGCTGTTCGCGCTGGAGCGGGGCCGCCTCGTCCTCGTCGCCACGTCCGCCGGCTGGCTGCTCGTGGCGCTGCTGGCGCTCGTCCTGGTCGCGACCAGCGGTGGGGGAGCCGTCGCGGTGCTGCGCTCGCTCGGGCTCGCCACGAGCATCGGGACGCTCGCCGGCGGCGTCCTGCTGGCCCTGTTCATCCGGCGCGAGGTCGGCTCGCCCGCCCTCGCGGGGGTGGCGCGGACGACGGCCGTCGCGCTCGCCGGGGCCGTCGTCGGTGCGCTCGCCGGGCTCGGGGTCGCGGGGCTGGACGGCGGCGGGCTCGCGGCCGACCTCGGGATCGGGGCCGCCGCCGGGCTCGTGGCGCTCGGCGTCACGGGTGGCGTGCTCGCGCTCGGGGACCGGCAGCTCCTGCGCGTCGTGCTGCGCCGCCGTGCCCCGGCCGCGGCACCGCAGGCCGTGCCAGCGCCGACAGCGCCGACAGCGACGACAGCGACGACCACGCCGCCACCCACCGTGGCGGCCCCCGGGACCCCGGACGGGGACGAGAGACCGTGA